The genomic stretch tgggttcaagtcctgcctCCAGCCCTTGACGGCTGTGGGAACCTGAGCAAGGCCTTTCTaccttctgggtctcagtttccacatctgtaaggCAAGAGGGTTGACCAGATGGCCCTGGGTTTACCTTCAGCTCTGATACTCTGAGAGTCCACATTCATCCCACGCCCAGCTTCCCCCATCCCACTCCTCACCAGTGCAACCCCTTAAGGCCGTCTTGGCTTTTAGGGTCACCCTATTCCATCCCATCATCCCAAATCCACCCTTGTCCTTCAGCCTTGGGCTCTGGCATCTGAGCCTGAGCCCTTGCCCCTGCTGTGGGAAAGGTGAGAAAGATGATCTCACCCCTGGGCCCACCCAGCTGCCCAGCCTTTACCCACATGGTCATGCATGCCAGTCCCTCCTGCTGCATGGGGCTCCTCAGCCCACTGAATCTCCCGTTCCTGGGTGGAGACCAGGCCCCACCCCGTCTGTTGCCAGACACTGCTTCCCTTCCTGTCATGCATGATGGTGGTGTTTCTCTGCTGTCTGGTCTGTGCCTGTCTCTAAGACAGTCTCTGTGTGGAATTTGCCTTAAACTGAAGTAAATTTGGTTCTTTTACTAAAGttccttgttttcctttctcctgtGAAAAATAGCACAGATGTTGCTGTGTGACAGAGTCCAggttctcctctctctttcttccattcttttgttcaaaaaaatgtactgagcaactactatgtgccagggtctATGCTAGGCACTGAGGatgcagcaatgaacaaaacatagGCCCTGTCTCCACATGGAACTTACAACAGACACACAGATAGGACAGGGGGAACACAGGAAGCACATAATAGGTAAATAATATAATTTCCGGTGGTGATAAGAGTcgcaaagaaaaataagagaataagagGACAGAGAATGACAGGGTGATATTTCAGAtgaggtggtcagggaaggaggGCCTTTCTGAGGAGATGACAGTTAGGTGAGCCCCGAGGAAATGAGAGAGGGAGGCATGCTGATATCTGAGGCAAGAGGGCTCCAAGGAGAAggagcagcaagtgcaaaggccctgaggtgtgtTTGAAGAACAttaaggaggccagtgtggttgAAGCTGCATTAAGGAGGGGAGAATGCAGGAGATGGGGTTGGGGGTAGAGAATCTGGAATGTGCAGGGCCTTGCAGGCCACAGAAAGGCCTTCAGCATTACTCTGAGTGAATCAGGGAGCCACTGAGGAGGTGAGAGATGTGAGTAACATGATCAGATTATTCCGTGGGTGACTTTACTGCATCTGATCACTCATCTCTCAGCAAGTATATACTGAGCATTAGTGCCAGGCCCTGCTCAGGTTGGAGACACTGCCTCACACACAGTTGCACCCTCATGGGCCTAACCCCTGCTCTGGAACAATAAGCAAGGAAATCTACTACCCTGAGGTATCGACGCCAAACCAATGAGAGGGACCAGGATCTGTGGCCACCAAAGCGGGGCTCTTGGGGCAGCCTAAATGCCACACAGGTCATGTGCCCAGGATGACTTACTGCTCCTCTGTGTGATGGGACTGTCACTCCTCTCTTGCGGGATCGTTGTGTGGTCAGAGTGACACGTAGATGTGCACTCATGAAGCATGTGACATTCACAGGGCCTGCTGCACTAGGTGCACAGTAAACACCACTTTCCTCCTTGTCCCTCTTCACATGTAAGTCCCTGTGACCATGAGGGACCGGGATCACAGGGAAAGGGGatttctcccttctctgggcGAGTTTGCTCTCAGATTAGCCCTCCAGGCAGCCTTTCCCAACCAGCACATCACAAGAAATTGGTGCTAATTATACCAAAGTTTGGGACTTGCTTGCTTCTTAGACGATTTTATGGTAAATTAGAGCTGATTCACCACGGTCCTTATAATTAGATGCCCCTCTGACTTGCATTCCGATCCACTTTGAGTGGGTACCGGCTGGAGTCATAGCTCGAGAAGAAGAAAGTTCCCATAACCAGCAGCCCGTTTTTACCTTAACTTGGGCTCCCGTGGGAAAGCATCGGGAGGAGAAGGCCACCTGGCGGGGCAGTCGAGGCTCAGAACCGCTGCCACTGGTGCACCGAGAGTGTCTTTACTGTGCTCAACACCGTAGCTGGGTTCTTTCCCAAGGTGTGTTCCACGGAACACTGGTTCCCTGGCATGGGTTTTGGGAAACTGCCCACTCTGAGCCCCTCTCAGAGAGTCCCCATGGCCTTCAGGGTATTCAAGGCTTTGATTAGTTCTGTGGCAAAGAGACTATTTTGACTTGGTTCATCCCAATGTTTTCTAAGCTTTTTGACCATggggtcagggtgtgtgtgtgtgtgtttagccgTAACACTATCACCAAGCAGACCATGTCGTCTTGGGAATTTCAGTAGAGACAATCTCCCTGGTTCCGAGGCCAACACAAAAGCCTGAGGCTTTTTCCCAGGAAGCCAGAGGAGGTCATGGAGTTGGGGAACTTCTCAGAGGGGATGGGGTAGGAGAGGTGAAGACCTCCAGTTGGctctggagagaaggaaggggccTCAAAAGGGGCCCCTGCCCCTGCCGCATCAGGAAGAGAAAccacagagaagaaaggagggcATTCAGAAATTCACAGGCCCAGACTCAcggctccattttgactttactTCATGATATTCCTTTATTGGGCTGAGAGGTGTGTGTGGGACAGAGCTGGGGGAGGacaggcagagaagggagaggcAACTGAAGGGTCCCCCTGGGCCATGAGCCCCTACCCAGGCAGCCCATTCAATCCCCAGGCCTTACCCCAGGATTGAGGACCCCAGGAATGATCAGCCCCCAGATCATTCCTCTACCCACGTCTCTGCCTTTAGAAGTCCCTTTACCACTCTCACTTCAAATGCCcctgaattaataaaaataagattataataataatagtaatgaccAACACTCATATGTACTTACTAAGTACCAAgcattattctaagcactttatatgtattaagaAAGTTTATCTTCATAACAACACCGTCAAGAAGGTACTATCATGAtcctattttccagatgagaaaactgaggcatagagaggtcaAGGGACTTGTTCAAGTCATACTACTAGAAAGTAATGGAGCCTATAGTTATCCATCTGAGCCCCAAGGTGGAATGGGAACAGTGACCTAGTTGCCTTTTAATTGCTGTGTCACCTTTGCTGGGCTACGCCTGCCCTCTCTAGATCTTAGTCTCCCAACTGGTAAAATGGAGGGGATGGGATCTATGTCATAGGGGTCTTCCCATCTCTCTTGAATCTCAGCTCTCCCATCAGCCTAACCTCTCAGACCCCCGCCAGACCTCATAGGCTTCCTGGGGCCCTGTCATGTCCAGGCTGGATTCTCTCTATCGCCACACCAGCCCCTCCCACATCCCTGGGATGCCTGGCTGCCACTGGCCTGCAGAAGAGGTCCCTGAGCCTTGCCTGGAAGGGGCAAGAGAGGTAGAAGCAGAGGATGGGGCTGACAGCACAGTTGGAGTAGGCCAGGATGGTGCAGAGGCTGGATGCCACAAAAGCCACCAGTATGGCAGGCAGGTCACCCACAGCTGCCATATAGCCTAGCACAGAGCAGGGTCCCCACATCCGCATGAAGACCACCAGCATTACAAGGATGAGCCCTGTGTTCTCCCGGTGCTCCCAGATGTTCTACCCCCTGGGGCTACGGGTATGTTTCCATAGGAGCCAGCCCAGGTGGCTGAAAGAGCAGCCCAGCCCCATCATGCAAGGCAGGAAGGCCAGGGATCCCAGCAGGGTAAAGTAGCAGGTCTGAGCAGGGTTCAGGAGCAAGAGGCAGGCCTGGGCCTCCTCCTCCACGACCGCTCGCTGGAACAGCCAGTTGGGTAGCGATGCAGTGAGGCCCAGGACCCACGTGGCCCCACAGAGAAGCAGGCGGGCACCCAGGCCAGACGGGAGGGCCACGTCAGGCCAGGCCACTGCCACATGGCACAGAAGAGCCATGGCCACCATGCCATAGAAGGTGCAGAACATGGTGGTGTCATTGGCAGCCTGGCTGATGGTGCAGATGGTGGGGGCCAGCCACCAGTCCTGCCACAGGAAGCTCAGCAGGAGCACGGGCACCACGCCGGCCAGGAAGAGCAGGTCAGACAGTGTGATGCTCGCCGTGAGGCTGTTGGTCAAGGTGAGGAGTGGGTGGGGGGCGCCCGGACCCCGGCCCACCACCAGCAGCATCGGCCCATTGGCCAGCAGCCCCACCTGGGGATGAGGCCACAGACCCCGGCAAAGAGGAGTCGGAGCAGTCGCTCAGGTGTAGCTGTGAGCCCAGCGGTGGACATGGTGTTGGCCTCCGTTCTCCCGCTCTGGACATACAAGGACAGGATAGAAACCTGCCCGAGGgctgcctccctctttccctgTTGAGCCCCCTCCTTTCACAGACCCCTGCACACAGTGGGTGCCCTTGGCATGCACCAGCCCCTTTAGACCTCACAACAACCTGATGGCATGGGCTCCATCAgttccctgggttcaaatcctgactctgctccTTGGGAGCTCCATGATCTCGGGAAAGTTACCTCATGTTtctctacctcagtttcctcaactgtaaggaaacgaggaaataaagaaaacaaaacaggtgTCAACAGTAACTGTCACTAAAGGATGAGATTCaggtaattttcattttcttctttttaatttctgtatttctaaaatttctgCAGGGAGTACAAATTGAATCTGATAaacattatttacatatttagcatatatatttattatagtatatatatttagtatatatatttatttattgtgtatacatacatatatattttttaacaaaaccTTGCCCTGCCTGTGAAATgagcaagtttttttttatatatctttgttgaagtataattgcttgacaaaAATGAGCAAGTTTTAATTTGAAGTTCAAGTGGGAAAATGAATGTGCAAGTGCTTTGAGAAGGTATAAACCCCCAACCAGTGGTTCCCAAGCAGGTCTACACATTGGGATCAGTTGAGGAGTTTCAAAAATACTAATACATGGGTCACACCCCCAAAGACCCGATTTGATTGATTTGGGCTTTGGCAGTTTTGAAAGACCAGCTTGGGAACCACTGCCTCTACGGCCATGCTATTCGGGTTacctggcggggggcggggggaagtgCTGCACCCCAGCTGCCAGATCTTCCTCCTCACCCCTACTccatcccacatgctgaggacatggggagtgccCAAATGAGAGAACTCAGGCTGGGAGATGGGGTCAAGGCATCCCAGAGTTGGCTCAGGGGCTGATGTCACCATCCCCTTTTCTCCTACACCGGGGGTGGAGGCTGGAAGTTGGCTTAGAGCCAGGGCTGGGGGTCCCCTAGGTCCCTCCTGCAGAGCCCTGCCTGGAGGACGTGCTTGGTCTCCGGGGCCCAACGGCAGCCACTTGCCTGAAAACAGCTGAGAAGAGACCGGAGGGGGGTCTCTATAAATTCTGCCGCCAACGCCCCAGGTCTCAGACTCCATTTCCAGGGGCTGCAGGGGAAGGACACTGTTCCTGAGCCACTCTCTAGGCATTTGtcattgcttttttatttcttctacatGGCCCAGGCTTGCCTGCTAATAATATGAAATATGattggagaggaggggagggaaagggagaagggaaaggagaaggcTCGAAGGACCTTGCCCCTGCTCTAAGCATCCATACCTTCCTATAAGAAGCTCTATAACTTCAGGGTTAAGCTTATGGGGCACTGGAGCCTGGGGTTAAAGCCTTGCTCAACCACTTGCTTAGCTATGTAACTGTGGGCAATCTACTCAATCTTCTATGCTTaactttccttatctgtaaaatggggataataacaggcCCCATCTCAAAgggctgatgtgaggattaaacgagGTAATACAAGCTaagtgctcagaacagtgcctggcacatagtaggtgcttggtaAATGATGGCTATTGTTCTGATCCTGCCCACCCTCAGTTCCAAAAAGCTCTCTTCTCTGACACCCCTGCCCAGGCTCCATCTtatccccctgccctccccttctCAGTCCACACCCTGAGACCCATCAACCTAGTCCCACCCTCCATTTCTTAATCAGCCTCAAGCTAAGTTATGACCAGAGCCCCCTTGGCTGACGTGCCCTGAGAACTCACCACTTGCCTGGAAGTTCACTCTGAAGTCTACCTTGAGTCCCTCCTGCTGCTCTCCTCACCTGCCTTGTGCTGCTCTGAGGTTCCCGGGCCCTGCTTGGTGACTTGGAGCCCTTTGACACCAGGAAAGTCTAGCACCCCCTCCGCAGCTGTACTTTGCACAGAAGCTGGATCCAGCCAGAGAAAGCCAGGAGAGGCCTCTGGGCAGTTGTGCAGTCTCTTCTAGCACCCCACCTCCAAGGAACTTGAGCTAGCTGCCTGAGGCGGGATCAGAGCTGAGATGGGAGGGGCAGGCGGAGAGGCCATTTCTATACTGGATCCCCCAAAGAATAAGGGCTCTATCCACTCTACTGGCTCCCCCAGGAATCACACCCTGCCTACCTGCCTCATTAACTCACTGGCCCATAGGACAGAGATGTTGGTGCCTGCCAGATCCCCAGACCCCTGAGAGAGAGCCATTAACAACAGTAGGACCTGCCCCCCACTCTCAGCCAGGGCCAGGCATCATTTACTCCAGCtcacctctccctctctgtctgtctctgtctttctctgtctttctctgagcCTACTACAGCCTAGAACCTGCTCAGAACAGGAGGAGGCTTGTGGGCTGACAGGATCCAGGAAGGGAGAAGACATTGGAGctaagaaagaatcagtgagcaGGACCAGTAAGAGAAATGGCTGGATCACAGGAATCATTCTGCATTTATTAGTCTAGAGATTGAATGGGATCCATTAAGGGCATCTGATCTAACCCTCTGGTGGCTTCTGATACCTGAATCTTCCCCACCTCACCTCTTTGCCAAGTGTTACCTGGCTTTGGCTTGTATGCCTTTAGTGACAGAGAGCTCAAAGTCTTTTAGAACTGAGCAGAGGGATAGGGGCCAAGAGCGGAGACTGATTAAATTGATTGGAGGTCTCTTTCCTCTATCTCAtgccctcctctttctccttcattctctctcttaCCCTCTGCCTCCGGAACTGTATTTGCTTGTCTCTGTATGCAACTGAGGTTTCCTCTGATTCAGCTGAGGAAGTCACCAGTACCCGAATGATTACAAAGTACCAAACTCAGCACCCTGCCCACACTGGACCGCAGTACCTGGTGAGCATTATTTTGGTTAATGGTAAGATGAGACAGTCGACATTTACAGCAAACACAGATGACAGGAGATAGTCCAACACCAAGAGGCTGTCTAAGACTCTCAAAGCAAGCTCCCTAAGGGCACTGAAATTCCCAGCCCCAGGCTATAATGTGCAGCCACCTTTCAGGAGGCAAATGTTGTGCAATTCTGGGAACTCTCACAAATGCTCCAAAGAGGGACCCTTGAATAATCTGAATCCAGTTTCCCCTGCTGCTCCCCAGGCTCCACCAGCCACACCCCAGCTGCGCCTCAAGTGTATCCGGAGATTGACACCTCAAGGCAGAGGGCTGCACCAGGGGCACCATGGCATGGGGGCAGGAGTGGGATCCCCAAATGTGGCCCCTTAGAGGCACATCTTGGGGAAAGA from Mesoplodon densirostris isolate mMesDen1 chromosome 10, mMesDen1 primary haplotype, whole genome shotgun sequence encodes the following:
- the LOC132497904 gene encoding LOW QUALITY PROTEIN: pyroglutamylated RF-amide peptide receptor-like (The sequence of the model RefSeq protein was modified relative to this genomic sequence to represent the inferred CDS: inserted 1 base in 1 codon), producing MSTAGLTATPERLLRLLFAGVCGLIXQVGLLANGPMLLVVGRGPGAPHPLLTLTNSLTASITLSDLLFLAGVVPVLLLSFLWQDWWLAPTICTISQAANDTTMFCTFYGMVAMALLCHVAVAWPDVALPSGLGARLLLCGATWVLGLTASLPNWLFQRAVVEEEAQACLLLLNPAQTCYFTLLGSLAFLPCMMGLGCSFSHLGWLLWKHTRYMAAVGDLPAILVAFVASSLCTILAYSNCAVSPILCFYLSCPFQSQLEVFTSPTPSPLRSSPTP